In Mycolicibacterium mucogenicum DSM 44124, the following are encoded in one genomic region:
- a CDS encoding polyadenylate-specific 3'-exoribonuclease AS has protein sequence MKFFYDTEFIDDGRTIDLISIGVAAEDGREYYAVSSEFDPDRAGSWVRKNVLPKLPSPSSKVWRSRRQIRSELEDFFNIDGDEPIELWAWVGAYDHVVLCQLWGPMADLPPAMPRFTRELRQFWEDCGSPRMPPRPRDSHDALVDARHNLHRYRLIAEMMTAPR, from the coding sequence ATGAAGTTTTTTTACGACACCGAGTTCATCGACGACGGTCGCACCATCGACCTGATCTCGATCGGTGTGGCCGCCGAGGACGGGCGCGAGTATTACGCCGTCTCCTCGGAGTTCGACCCGGACCGGGCGGGTTCCTGGGTGCGCAAGAACGTGCTGCCGAAGCTGCCGTCGCCGTCATCGAAGGTGTGGCGCTCGCGGCGGCAGATCCGGTCCGAGCTGGAGGACTTCTTCAACATCGACGGTGATGAGCCGATCGAGCTGTGGGCCTGGGTCGGGGCGTACGACCACGTGGTGCTGTGCCAGCTGTGGGGGCCGATGGCCGACCTGCCGCCGGCGATGCCGCGCTTCACCCGCGAACTGCGGCAGTTCTGGGAGGACTGCGGCAGCCCGCGGATGCCACCGCGGCCGCGCGATTCCCACGACGCGCTGGTCGACGCGCGCCACAACCTGCACCGCTACCGGCTGATCGCCGAGATGATGACGGCGCCCCGGTAA
- a CDS encoding YcnI family protein: MPKLIQTLAAVTATTACAVALAAPAAAHVKVTGDATQGGWGVLNFRVPTESDTASTTGLLVVLPDDQPIISVSTQQKAGWTATITKKKLPAPQKDDDGAEVTEYVSSVEWKATAPDAPIPPHQFNVFAISAGPLPKVNTLTLPAVQTYSDGKTVNWNEKANPGQPEPEHPAPALHLKPAGGGDHDRPAAAAPAAAAPTWPGLTALAVSVVALLVAIASLAASRRKTSHD; the protein is encoded by the coding sequence ATGCCCAAGCTGATCCAGACCCTCGCCGCCGTCACCGCGACGACGGCCTGCGCGGTCGCTCTGGCCGCACCGGCCGCCGCCCACGTCAAGGTGACCGGCGACGCCACTCAGGGTGGCTGGGGCGTGCTGAACTTCCGCGTGCCGACCGAGTCGGACACGGCGTCCACCACGGGCCTGTTGGTCGTGCTGCCCGACGACCAGCCGATCATCTCGGTGAGCACGCAGCAGAAGGCCGGCTGGACGGCCACCATCACCAAGAAGAAGCTGCCCGCCCCGCAGAAGGACGACGATGGCGCCGAGGTCACCGAGTACGTCTCGTCGGTCGAGTGGAAGGCCACCGCGCCGGACGCGCCCATCCCGCCGCACCAGTTCAACGTCTTCGCCATCTCAGCCGGGCCGCTGCCCAAGGTCAACACACTGACGCTGCCCGCGGTCCAGACCTACAGTGACGGCAAGACCGTCAACTGGAACGAGAAGGCCAACCCGGGCCAGCCCGAGCCCGAGCACCCGGCGCCGGCCCTGCACCTGAAACCCGCCGGCGGCGGCGACCACGACCGGCCCGCGGCCGCGGCTCCGGCTGCCGCGGCGCCGACGTGGCCGGGCCTGACGGCGCTGGCCGTGTCGGTGGTCGCGTTGCTGGTGGCGATCGCTAGCCTGGCAGCCTCCCGACGAAAGACGAGTCACGACTAG
- a CDS encoding glycosyltransferase family 87 protein, with the protein MGTWSWPASGQRLAWRLLQLLATLTLVWGAWRLLGHTPYRIDIDVYRMGGRAWLNNTPLYSESTIFRTEAGIDLPFTYPPLAAIMFAPFAWLPLPAASVAITVTTFVLLLVSIVIVLTRLDVWPQSRLRGSALARRCWLAVAIVGPAVLFLEPVRSNFNFGQINVVLMTLVIADCVPRRTPWPRGVLLGVAIALKLTPAVFLLYFLLRRDFRALLTTVASSIVVTLIAFALAWGDSWEYWTKTVRNTDRIGTATLNTNQNISGTLARFGLSATPRFVLWVLLCFAVLALTVWAAHRVLRAGQPVLALMCVAMFGLVVSPVSWSHHWVWALPTMVTITVVAYRERSAALAAVSALGAFLLVFTPIRLLPEHHEVDATLWRQVIGSSYVWWGLAVIAAAGTVTGRGTPSADAAEHVAPVSATN; encoded by the coding sequence ATGGGAACTTGGTCGTGGCCCGCCTCCGGTCAACGGCTGGCCTGGCGGCTGTTGCAGTTGCTGGCCACGTTGACGTTGGTATGGGGCGCCTGGCGACTGCTGGGTCATACGCCGTACCGGATCGACATCGACGTGTACCGGATGGGCGGCCGCGCCTGGCTGAACAACACGCCGCTGTACAGCGAGAGCACGATCTTCCGTACCGAGGCCGGCATCGACCTGCCGTTCACGTACCCGCCGCTGGCCGCGATCATGTTCGCGCCGTTCGCCTGGCTCCCCCTGCCCGCGGCGAGCGTGGCCATCACCGTGACGACGTTCGTGTTGTTGCTGGTGTCCATCGTGATCGTGCTGACCCGGCTGGACGTCTGGCCGCAGTCGCGCCTGCGCGGCTCGGCCCTGGCCCGCCGCTGCTGGCTGGCCGTCGCGATCGTGGGACCGGCCGTGCTGTTCCTCGAACCGGTGCGGTCCAACTTCAACTTCGGTCAGATCAACGTCGTCCTCATGACGCTGGTGATCGCCGACTGCGTCCCCCGCCGCACCCCGTGGCCGCGCGGCGTCCTGCTCGGCGTGGCGATCGCCCTCAAGCTGACCCCGGCCGTGTTCCTGCTGTACTTCCTGCTGCGCCGCGATTTCCGCGCGCTGCTCACCACGGTGGCATCGTCGATCGTGGTCACGCTCATCGCCTTCGCGCTGGCGTGGGGCGACTCGTGGGAGTACTGGACCAAGACCGTGCGCAACACCGACCGCATCGGCACCGCGACGCTGAACACCAACCAGAACATCTCCGGCACGCTGGCGCGGTTCGGGCTGTCGGCGACGCCGCGGTTCGTGCTCTGGGTTCTGCTGTGCTTCGCGGTGCTGGCTCTGACGGTGTGGGCGGCCCATCGGGTGCTCCGCGCGGGCCAGCCGGTGCTGGCCCTGATGTGCGTGGCGATGTTCGGCCTGGTGGTGTCGCCGGTGTCGTGGTCGCACCACTGGGTGTGGGCCCTGCCGACCATGGTGACCATCACCGTCGTCGCCTACCGGGAACGCAGCGCCGCCCTGGCCGCGGTGAGCGCGCTCGGCGCGTTCCTGCTGGTCTTCACGCCGATCCGGCTGCTGCCCGAGCACCACGAGGTCGACGCGACGCTGTGGCGTCAGGTGATCGGCAGCTCGTACGTGTGGTGGGGACTGGCCGTCATCGCCGCGGCGGGCACCGTCACCGGCCGCGGCACACCGTCAGCCGACGCGGCCGAGCACGTCGCGCCGGTCTCGGCGACGAACTGA
- a CDS encoding copper resistance CopC/CopD family protein: MDGATLPAAPSRVTLSFDEPVRLIPGAVQVISGSGTRVDREVRQRSGNTAIELDLPPDLPRGSYTATWRLMSADGHEVSGSVSFGVQQAPDAPPEAHPVASSSTASDIARSLTYAGLVLCVGVLAAARLVWGWALALRRTRVLAGIGWLLLAAATVINAITTGPDVQLYVQAVLLVLLAATVRAGTALFVVIATALAAGVAASGHASAGPDPWLATSATTVHLLAMALWLGGLAVLTLVVLPARRSDELQRWSRVAFGCVAAVLLTGEYQAWRQVSPIESLWSTGYGMALCAKVFLVTLMAALAYLGRRRLTPERLRRTVPWETALAVLVLLMTTVLTGEPPARTTYGPAFTATAALDEGRQAQVHLDTTRHGAIPIDVAVPGATGLRGTLSSAEIASLPVRFTAGPDGRWHSTYATAPRPGLWTLQLTVQFGPNDATVTSVPFRAW, translated from the coding sequence GTGGACGGCGCCACCCTGCCGGCCGCGCCGAGCCGGGTCACCTTGAGCTTCGATGAGCCGGTTCGCCTGATTCCCGGTGCGGTCCAGGTGATTTCGGGCTCCGGCACGCGGGTCGATCGGGAGGTCCGGCAGCGGTCGGGCAACACCGCCATCGAACTGGACCTGCCGCCGGACCTGCCGCGCGGCAGCTACACCGCGACGTGGCGGCTGATGTCGGCCGACGGGCACGAGGTGTCCGGGTCGGTGAGTTTCGGTGTGCAGCAGGCGCCGGACGCGCCGCCGGAGGCTCATCCGGTCGCCTCGTCGTCGACAGCGTCGGACATCGCCCGCAGTCTCACGTACGCCGGCCTGGTGCTGTGCGTCGGCGTGCTCGCGGCGGCCCGGCTGGTGTGGGGGTGGGCGCTCGCGTTGCGCCGCACCCGCGTGCTGGCCGGCATCGGCTGGCTGCTGCTGGCCGCCGCGACCGTCATCAACGCCATCACCACCGGACCCGACGTCCAGCTCTACGTGCAGGCGGTTCTGCTCGTGCTGCTCGCCGCGACGGTGCGCGCCGGTACCGCGCTGTTCGTCGTCATCGCGACGGCGCTCGCGGCCGGTGTGGCCGCGTCCGGGCACGCCTCGGCCGGCCCCGACCCGTGGCTCGCCACTTCCGCCACCACCGTCCACCTGCTGGCGATGGCACTGTGGCTGGGCGGGCTGGCTGTGCTGACGCTGGTGGTCCTGCCTGCCCGTCGCAGCGACGAGCTGCAACGGTGGTCCCGGGTGGCCTTCGGCTGTGTCGCGGCGGTCCTGCTCACCGGCGAGTACCAGGCCTGGCGGCAGGTGTCGCCGATCGAGTCACTGTGGTCGACCGGCTACGGAATGGCCTTGTGCGCCAAGGTTTTCCTGGTGACGCTCATGGCCGCCCTGGCCTACCTCGGGCGGCGCCGGCTCACCCCGGAGCGGCTGCGTCGGACCGTACCGTGGGAAACCGCGCTCGCGGTGCTGGTCTTGCTCATGACCACGGTGCTCACCGGCGAGCCGCCCGCCCGCACCACCTACGGCCCCGCGTTCACCGCCACCGCCGCGCTCGATGAGGGCCGGCAGGCGCAGGTGCATCTCGACACCACGCGGCACGGCGCCATCCCGATCGACGTCGCGGTGCCCGGTGCCACCGGGCTGCGGGGCACCCTCTCGAGCGCCGAGATCGCTTCCCTGCCGGTGCGTTTCACGGCGGGTCCCGACGGTCGCTGGCACAGCACCTACGCCACCGCGCCGCGGCCGGGACTGTGGACGCTGCAGCTGACGGTCCAGTTCGGCCCGAACGACGCCACCGTCACCAGCGTGCCGTTCCGCGCCTGGTGA
- a CDS encoding ArsA family ATPase: protein MSDTDPAGRARISLFVGKGGVGKSTVATATAVRDARAGQRVLIVSTDQAHSTGDVLGADVPPTGLRTPTQVPVDDGAGVVLDALALDTLALLEARWREVAAVLVARFPDSDVGDVAPEELSALPGIQEVLGLHEVAELAASGNWDHVIVDCASTADAMRMLTLPAAFALYLEKAWPRHRRLSVGLADAKTAAMVTLVERLAAATEALGELLDQPDVTAHLVLTPERVVVAEAVRTLASLTLMGVHVSELIVNQVLVQDDSYEYVNLPAHPAFDWYAERIAEQRSMLSDLDAAVGDVRLVLVPHLAGEPIGPKALGELLDASRLRHGAPPPAPPRPIVDRESGSGLDAVYRLRIELPQIDPGSLTLGRVDDDLIIGSGGTRRRVPLASVLRRCIVIGASLRGCELTVRFRPDPEVWPK, encoded by the coding sequence CTGAGTGACACGGACCCTGCTGGGCGTGCCAGGATCAGTCTGTTCGTCGGTAAGGGTGGAGTAGGCAAATCGACGGTGGCCACGGCCACCGCGGTGCGTGATGCCCGGGCCGGGCAGCGGGTCCTCATCGTGTCGACGGATCAGGCCCACTCCACCGGTGACGTGCTCGGGGCGGACGTCCCGCCGACCGGGCTGCGGACGCCCACGCAGGTCCCCGTCGACGACGGCGCCGGCGTCGTGCTCGATGCCCTGGCGCTCGACACCCTGGCGCTGCTGGAGGCGCGGTGGCGTGAGGTGGCTGCGGTGCTGGTCGCCCGGTTCCCGGACTCCGATGTGGGAGACGTTGCACCCGAGGAACTTTCGGCGTTGCCCGGGATCCAGGAGGTGCTGGGTCTGCACGAGGTCGCCGAGCTGGCGGCGTCGGGCAACTGGGACCACGTGATCGTCGACTGCGCCTCGACCGCCGATGCGATGCGGATGCTGACGCTGCCCGCCGCGTTCGCCCTGTATCTGGAGAAGGCCTGGCCGCGGCACCGGCGCCTGTCGGTCGGCCTGGCCGATGCGAAGACGGCCGCCATGGTCACCCTCGTCGAGCGCCTCGCCGCCGCCACCGAGGCGCTGGGGGAGTTGCTCGACCAGCCGGACGTCACCGCGCACCTGGTGCTCACCCCGGAACGGGTGGTGGTGGCCGAAGCGGTGCGGACGCTGGCGTCGCTCACCTTGATGGGCGTGCACGTGTCGGAGCTGATCGTGAATCAGGTTCTGGTCCAAGACGATTCGTACGAGTACGTGAACCTGCCCGCGCACCCCGCCTTCGACTGGTACGCCGAGCGCATCGCCGAGCAGCGCAGCATGCTCAGCGACCTGGATGCCGCCGTCGGCGACGTACGTCTGGTGCTGGTGCCGCACCTGGCCGGCGAGCCCATCGGGCCGAAGGCGCTGGGGGAGCTGCTGGATGCGTCACGGCTGCGGCACGGCGCCCCGCCGCCCGCGCCCCCGCGCCCCATCGTCGACCGCGAATCGGGCTCAGGATTGGATGCCGTCTACCGGCTGCGGATAGAATTGCCGCAAATCGACCCGGGGTCTCTGACGCTGGGCCGCGTCGACGACGACCTGATCATCGGCTCGGGTGGCACTAGGCGCCGGGTCCCGTTGGCATCAGTCCTGCGCCGGTGCATCGTGATCGGCGCGTCGTTGCGCGGCTGTGAACTGACCGTCCGTTTTCGCCCTGACCCGGAGGTGTGGCCCAAGTGA
- a CDS encoding DUF5134 domain-containing protein has product MIADSALRWALTAVFAVAALLFAGAGRRVPGQRGVAVLHALASVGMIAMLWPAGMQVSPLLYVLVFTAGALYFAYLALFGFELPHPVYHCTMMAAMALMGLLMAPNAGVPMATAQTSGHHSAHLGHGAIAVTPPGWFTVVCIVLAIGFCAAALWWFYLLVRGPKRPYADLLMALGMSVAFAVMAV; this is encoded by the coding sequence GTGATCGCCGATTCCGCCCTGCGCTGGGCGCTGACTGCCGTGTTCGCGGTGGCCGCGCTGCTGTTCGCGGGCGCCGGGCGGCGCGTACCCGGACAACGCGGCGTCGCGGTGCTGCATGCGCTGGCTTCGGTGGGCATGATCGCGATGCTGTGGCCGGCCGGTATGCAGGTGTCGCCACTGCTGTACGTGCTGGTGTTCACCGCCGGCGCGCTGTACTTCGCCTACCTCGCCCTGTTCGGCTTCGAGCTACCGCACCCCGTCTACCACTGCACCATGATGGCCGCGATGGCACTGATGGGCCTGCTGATGGCGCCGAACGCCGGCGTCCCCATGGCGACAGCTCAAACCTCCGGTCACCACAGCGCCCACCTCGGTCACGGCGCCATCGCCGTGACTCCCCCAGGCTGGTTCACCGTGGTCTGCATCGTGCTCGCGATCGGATTCTGCGCCGCCGCGCTGTGGTGGTTCTACCTGCTGGTGCGCGGGCCGAAGCGCCCGTACGCCGACCTGCTCATGGCGCTCGGCATGAGCGTCGCCTTCGCTGTCATGGCCGTCTGA
- a CDS encoding lysophospholipid acyltransferase family protein, giving the protein MFFWFYKYILMGPLLRLLGRPKVTGLEYVPDEGPVLLASNHLAVVDSFYLPLVLRRRIFFLAKAEYFTGTGIKGKLIKFFYSSTGQVPIDRTNADSAADALAAAAKILDQGKLLGMYPEGTRSPDGKLYKGKTGLARIALETGIPVIPVAMINTDVVNPPGSKMWHFARVEVKFGKPMDFRRFEGLAGNRFIERAVIDEVMYELMRLSGQEYVDLYAADVKEGKTPPPAIKAG; this is encoded by the coding sequence ATGTTCTTCTGGTTCTACAAGTACATCTTGATGGGCCCGTTGCTGCGCCTGCTGGGCCGTCCGAAAGTGACGGGGCTGGAATACGTTCCCGACGAGGGGCCTGTTCTGCTGGCCAGTAACCACCTGGCCGTCGTCGACAGCTTCTATCTGCCGCTGGTGCTGCGCCGCCGGATCTTCTTCCTGGCCAAGGCCGAGTACTTCACCGGTACCGGCATCAAGGGCAAGCTGATCAAGTTCTTCTACTCGTCGACCGGCCAGGTGCCGATCGACCGCACCAACGCCGATTCCGCCGCCGACGCGCTGGCCGCCGCCGCCAAGATCCTCGACCAGGGCAAACTGCTCGGCATGTACCCCGAGGGCACGCGCTCGCCCGACGGCAAGCTCTACAAGGGCAAGACCGGCCTGGCCCGCATCGCGCTGGAGACCGGCATCCCCGTCATTCCCGTCGCCATGATCAATACCGACGTCGTGAACCCGCCGGGAAGCAAGATGTGGCACTTCGCGCGCGTCGAGGTGAAGTTCGGCAAGCCGATGGACTTCCGCCGCTTCGAGGGGCTGGCCGGTAACCGCTTCATCGAGCGCGCCGTGATCGACGAGGTCATGTACGAGCTGATGCGGCTGTCCGGCCAGGAGTACGTCGACCTGTACGCGGCCGACGTCAAAGAGGGCAAGACGCCGCCGCCCGCGATCAAAGCCGGCTGA